A window of the Alnus glutinosa chromosome 4, dhAlnGlut1.1, whole genome shotgun sequence genome harbors these coding sequences:
- the LOC133867466 gene encoding uncharacterized protein LOC133867466, whose amino-acid sequence MVKSLMDPTSIEDLCHGCPIEFESCFHYCRSLHFDSEPDYGYLKRMFRHLFSREALGRSSVYPLSSRIARPSISVGRFPEEKNVAKVSEVALGAKCQINQVPLVLKPANLSRREKLSRETLPDSRSQGHIFRQKGLETMSIFLSA is encoded by the exons ATGGTTAAAAGTTTGATGGATCCCACTTCTATTGAGGACTTATGTCACGGTTGCCCCATAGAATTTGAGTCTTGCTTTCATTACTGTCGCTCACTTCACTTTGACAGTGAGCCAGATTATGGCTATCTGAAAAGAATGTTCAGACATCTTTTTTCTCGTGAAG ctcttgGTAGGTCTTCAGTGTATCCTTTGAGCAGCAGAATAGCAAGGCCATCAATCAGTGTTGGAAGATTTCCAGAAGAGAAGAATGTTGCAAAGGTTTCAGAAGTAGCTCTTGGTGCTAAG TGCCAGATAAATCAAGTCCCTCTTGTGCTCAAACCAGCAAATCTGTCCAGAAGAGAGAAACTCAGCAGAGAAACTCTTCCAGATTCTCGAAGCCAAGGGCACATCTTCCGGCAGAAAGGGTTGGAAACCATGAGCATATTTTTAAGTGCTTGA